Below is a window of Oscillatoria sp. FACHB-1406 DNA.
AGCAATCGCGGTTATAGAGCGAGATTTCCCGCAAATGCACGCGCTCGGTCTTGTTCTCGCTCCTCCGACCTAAAAATCCTGTTTTCTCGTTGGCTCGATAATCTATGAACGATGCAACCTCTCATTCGGTCTCCATTCGCAAAGCTGTCATTCCGGCGGCGGGGTTCGGAACCCGTATGTTCCCTGCCACAAAAGCAATTAAAAAAGAATTTTTTCCGATTATCGATCGCGAAGGCCGAGCTAAACCGATTATCCTTGCAATTGTTGAAGAAGCGATTCAAGCCGGAATCGAAGAAGTTGGGATCGTCGTCCAAAAACGCGATCGCGCTTTATTTGAAGAATTTTTTAGAGCTAACCCCTCGCCCACACTGTACGACAAACTCAAACCCGACGCGCGCGAATATTGCCGCTACTTACAACAACTTGGAGAGCGCATCACGCTCATCGATCAAGATATTGCCGATGGATTTGGTTATGCCGTTTCTTGTGCCAAAAGTTGGGTGAACGACGAGTTGTTTTTATTGCTGCTAGGCGACCACCTTTATACTTCATTTATTACGAAAAATTGTTCGAGTCAAATATTAGATGTATATCGAGATGTGAAGCTCAGTACGATTGGAATGCGGATTGTTTCAATAGCGGAAATTGAAAATTACGGCGGCATTACCGGAAAATGGACGGCTACAGATGCCGTGCTTTCTATTACCGAAATTCATGAAAAACCGACTCCAGAGTTTGCCAGCGCTCGCTTGCGCGTCAGAGGCATGGAAGAAGGAAAATTTTTGGCAGTTTTTGGGAACTATATTCTCACGCCGACAATTTTTGAAATCTTGCAAGAAAATATATCGAACAATGCCAGAGAAAGCGGTGAGTTCCAGTTAACCTCCTGCCTCGAAAAATTGAGAGCGCGCGAAGGGATGGCTGGGTACTTAATCAAAGGACAGTGCTTTGATGTCGGCTTGCCCGATGTGTACCGCAAGACGATTATTGATTTCCGCCACGCGCGATCGGATTTTTAAGTTAATATCGAAAAATAAACTCGGTTCTATGTTGCGTACTCTTCTGCTTGCGAAAATTCACAACTGCACGCTTACCGGGGCAAATTTAGACTACGAGGGCAGCATTAGCATTGACAAAGCCTTGCTTGATGCTGCCGGAATTTTGCCTTACGAACAAGTGCAAATTGTCAATAAAAACAATGGTAATCGTTTGATGACTTATGCGATCGAAGCGCCCGCCCATTCGGGAATTATTGAATTGAATGGTGCAGCGGCGCGACTGGGAATGAAAGGCGATTCATTAATTATTATGACCTACGGACAATTGAACGAAGAAGAACTCCTATCTTACGCTCCTAGAGTTGTCTTAGTCGATCGCAATAATACCCCCGTTGCGAGGGTTAGCTCTACAGCGCGGAACTAGAAATGGAGCGCTAATTAAAACTCAGCTACGACTTCTATTTCTCCGGTTTGTCTCTGTTGAATTTATGCCTCATCAGGAAATCGCGATCGCGCTTTTGTAGTTCCCCTTCAGCCCACATTCCGCACGCTTTCTACAAAGGTCTGAAGTTTATGAGTCGTCCTGCTAGTATCACTGTCGTTGGCATTTTGGAATTGATTAGCGGTATCCTTAACCTTCTCGACTGCTTGGGTTTG
It encodes the following:
- a CDS encoding sugar phosphate nucleotidyltransferase, giving the protein MNDATSHSVSIRKAVIPAAGFGTRMFPATKAIKKEFFPIIDREGRAKPIILAIVEEAIQAGIEEVGIVVQKRDRALFEEFFRANPSPTLYDKLKPDAREYCRYLQQLGERITLIDQDIADGFGYAVSCAKSWVNDELFLLLLGDHLYTSFITKNCSSQILDVYRDVKLSTIGMRIVSIAEIENYGGITGKWTATDAVLSITEIHEKPTPEFASARLRVRGMEEGKFLAVFGNYILTPTIFEILQENISNNARESGEFQLTSCLEKLRAREGMAGYLIKGQCFDVGLPDVYRKTIIDFRHARSDF
- the panD gene encoding aspartate 1-decarboxylase, with product MLRTLLLAKIHNCTLTGANLDYEGSISIDKALLDAAGILPYEQVQIVNKNNGNRLMTYAIEAPAHSGIIELNGAAARLGMKGDSLIIMTYGQLNEEELLSYAPRVVLVDRNNTPVARVSSTARN